From Candidatus Synechococcus calcipolaris G9, a single genomic window includes:
- a CDS encoding EAL domain-containing protein: MSNSPLLPLLVQRAGASMVSATDVLLDTVLNYSSEGIFLVGVEPTQQTPAHPYHFRILAINPPGRQLLGLDSLIPLGGELHQSLPGDLGVWLEAQLHQCWQQGTTHRSVSLSVSVTLVPFFNHGDESGFIVGLCQPVLFPARLMENPGRLGQLLDMLPGLVFSFRNVPPWPMQHLSQGCYGVTGYTSAELLYRGGGGFNQITHAQDLPQVLQTIDMAIAEQTPYEIEYRLFSKDGQLRWVREQGMPVLGENGEVVAVDGFIANITDWKQLHQALQDPLQGVAAAVGDDFFRNLALYLSQTLEVDYILICELAEADMVTTIAHCHRGQIEANFCYSLRDTPCETVVNSPGACLYANDIQNRYPKDQSLREMGAEAYIGVPLRNALGETLGLIVVLHGHPLENLSFIEALLQIFASRLTAELERCRGERILQAAEARWRSLVQHAADLISILDADSLVRYHSPALTRLLGYDPEELIGQEALRFIHPNDLPRMQNQFKHLLANPSQIVSLEFRYRHRQGHWCHLAATAQNLLADPTIRGLVINSRDISDRKRQETNLRDQIQFEQLITTLTTQFINLPLEDIDTGIEAVLKVTGEFTAADRSYVFQVCEPNSYCVKNTHEWCAPGIEPQIENLQYLPLEEFPLYRETFLEMRPLILTAVDELPEDAPERHQLGVQDIQSLIVLPLGQADHFTGLLGLDYVQSKVDDLEALLPLMQVLAEVFTNVFERQRSEAVLREAEAKYRSIFENAVEGIFQSSPDGCYLSVNPALARMYGYDSPEELIASLNNIGQQLYVDPKRRSEFIHALEQESTLSNFESRVYRKDGTIIWVSEHARVVRDNQGQVLYYEGTVEDISQSKAAEVKLRQTTSELEAIFQVHPDLYFRMAADSTILDYKGAKDSDLYVSPQDFLGRRMVEVLPTEVGDIFRGAMIQVLRGETPVLIEYALPYPEGPQYFEARLLPFPPNQVVTFIRNISDRKQTEAELRQAEAKYRSIYENATEGIFQSNLEGNYLSANNALARIYGYDSPEDLQANLTDIAASLYVDPNRRHEFTRLLVEQGSITEFESQVYRKDGQIIWISENARAVYGAHGELLYFEGTVIDITERKLSENTIHYQAFHDLLTGLPNRALFDDRLPIALADARRRGDLVAVMFLDLDRFKTINDTLGHAVGDRLLQDVAERISHCLREVDTVARWGGDEFTLLLPHLRYPDDAVIVTERILHALKPGFYLEGHHLHVTTSMGIALYPGDGTDPDTLLRNADAALYRAKESGRNNYQFYTANLNSSSSELLRLENQLHQACDRDELRLYYQPQIATTSGDVTHLEALARWQHPEHGLLSPKHFIAIAEENGLIVSIGEWVLHRACQDCSHWQNEGLGGIGVSVNLSSRQFLHPNLVNDIRHCLETHRLSPHLLTLEITETIAMQNLEMTKGILMRLRDIGVGIALDDFGMGYSSLSYLKQFPLTSLKIDRSFVQDLTENDQDVAIARAILALGKGLNLNVVAEGVETVEQLDILRELGCDLIQGFFYSRPIPYDRLFLWLQTYNNKLSNQIK, encoded by the coding sequence ATGTCCAACAGTCCTTTACTTCCCCTATTGGTTCAACGTGCCGGGGCTTCCATGGTTTCAGCAACGGATGTCCTCCTAGACACAGTACTTAACTATAGTAGTGAAGGCATTTTTCTGGTTGGCGTAGAGCCAACACAGCAGACTCCAGCCCATCCCTATCATTTTCGCATTCTCGCCATTAATCCACCGGGGCGGCAGTTACTCGGCTTAGATAGCTTGATTCCCCTAGGGGGCGAACTCCACCAGTCCTTACCAGGGGATTTGGGGGTTTGGCTGGAGGCCCAATTACACCAATGTTGGCAGCAGGGAACCACCCACCGCAGTGTTAGCCTATCGGTCTCAGTGACGCTGGTTCCGTTCTTTAACCATGGGGATGAGTCAGGCTTTATTGTCGGTCTTTGTCAGCCCGTATTGTTCCCGGCACGGTTAATGGAAAATCCTGGCCGGCTGGGGCAACTTCTAGATATGTTACCCGGTCTCGTTTTTTCCTTTCGGAATGTACCGCCTTGGCCGATGCAGCATCTCAGTCAGGGTTGTTATGGGGTGACGGGCTATACCAGTGCTGAACTTCTATATCGCGGCGGCGGTGGTTTTAACCAGATTACCCATGCCCAGGATCTACCCCAGGTACTCCAGACCATTGATATGGCGATCGCTGAGCAAACCCCCTACGAAATTGAATATCGTCTCTTTTCTAAGGATGGTCAACTCCGCTGGGTACGGGAACAGGGGATGCCCGTGCTAGGAGAAAATGGCGAAGTGGTGGCGGTCGATGGTTTTATTGCCAATATTACGGATTGGAAGCAACTGCACCAGGCCCTTCAGGATCCCTTGCAGGGGGTAGCGGCCGCCGTAGGGGATGATTTTTTCCGGAATTTAGCCCTTTACCTGAGCCAAACCCTAGAGGTGGACTATATCTTGATCTGTGAGTTGGCTGAAGCAGATATGGTAACAACGATCGCCCACTGTCATCGAGGTCAAATCGAAGCCAATTTCTGCTACAGCCTCAGGGATACCCCCTGTGAAACAGTGGTCAACAGTCCCGGAGCCTGCCTCTATGCCAACGATATTCAAAACCGCTACCCCAAGGATCAAAGTCTGCGGGAGATGGGAGCCGAAGCTTACATTGGTGTCCCCCTGCGGAATGCCCTCGGCGAAACCCTGGGACTGATCGTCGTCCTCCATGGCCATCCCCTAGAGAATTTATCGTTTATTGAAGCCCTGCTGCAAATTTTTGCCTCCCGCCTCACCGCCGAATTGGAACGCTGCCGGGGTGAGCGGATTTTACAGGCCGCTGAAGCCCGTTGGCGATCGCTGGTGCAACATGCCGCCGATCTCATTTCCATTCTGGACGCGGACAGTTTGGTTCGCTACCACAGTCCTGCCCTTACTCGGCTATTGGGCTATGACCCAGAGGAACTCATTGGTCAGGAGGCTCTGCGCTTCATACATCCCAATGATCTGCCTAGGATGCAGAATCAGTTTAAGCACCTCTTAGCCAACCCCAGCCAAATAGTGTCCCTAGAATTTCGCTATCGTCATCGCCAGGGCCATTGGTGTCACTTGGCCGCTACCGCTCAAAATTTATTGGCAGACCCCACCATTCGTGGCTTAGTGATTAATAGCCGTGACATTAGCGATCGCAAGCGGCAAGAGACTAATCTACGGGATCAAATTCAGTTTGAGCAACTCATTACCACCCTCACCACCCAATTTATTAACCTACCCCTGGAAGACATTGATACCGGCATCGAGGCGGTCTTAAAAGTGACCGGAGAATTTACCGCCGCCGATCGCAGTTACGTCTTTCAGGTGTGTGAACCCAATTCCTACTGCGTCAAAAACACCCATGAGTGGTGTGCCCCAGGTATTGAACCCCAAATTGAGAATCTACAATATTTGCCCCTAGAGGAGTTTCCCCTTTACCGCGAAACATTTTTAGAGATGCGGCCCCTGATTCTGACCGCCGTAGATGAACTGCCGGAGGATGCCCCGGAACGACATCAACTCGGGGTTCAGGACATTCAATCCCTGATTGTATTGCCCCTAGGCCAAGCAGATCACTTTACCGGCCTCTTGGGTCTAGACTATGTTCAGTCTAAAGTTGACGATTTAGAAGCTCTTTTACCCCTGATGCAGGTGTTGGCGGAGGTTTTTACCAATGTCTTCGAGCGGCAGCGATCGGAGGCGGTGTTACGGGAAGCGGAGGCCAAGTATCGCAGCATTTTTGAAAACGCTGTGGAAGGAATCTTTCAATCAAGTCCTGATGGCTGCTACCTGAGCGTGAACCCGGCCCTAGCCCGGATGTACGGCTACGACTCCCCCGAGGAACTAATCGCCTCTCTCAACAATATTGGCCAGCAACTCTACGTGGATCCAAAACGACGTAGTGAGTTCATCCATGCCCTAGAGCAAGAAAGTACCCTGTCCAATTTTGAATCTAGGGTCTATCGCAAGGATGGCACCATTATTTGGGTCTCTGAACATGCGCGGGTGGTACGGGATAACCAGGGCCAGGTGTTGTACTACGAAGGCACCGTTGAAGATATTAGCCAGAGCAAGGCCGCAGAGGTCAAACTACGGCAAACTACATCGGAATTGGAAGCCATTTTTCAGGTACATCCAGACCTTTACTTTCGCATGGCCGCCGACAGCACGATTTTGGATTACAAGGGTGCCAAGGATTCGGATCTGTATGTCTCTCCCCAGGATTTTCTGGGGCGACGCATGGTGGAAGTCCTTCCCACCGAGGTGGGGGACATTTTTCGAGGGGCGATGATTCAAGTTTTAAGGGGTGAGACCCCTGTTTTGATTGAGTATGCCCTGCCCTACCCGGAGGGACCGCAATACTTTGAGGCGCGGCTCTTACCCTTTCCCCCCAATCAAGTGGTTACGTTTATTCGCAATATTAGCGATCGCAAGCAAACGGAAGCAGAACTGCGTCAGGCCGAAGCCAAGTATCGCAGTATCTATGAAAACGCCACCGAAGGAATTTTCCAGTCCAACCTAGAGGGAAATTACCTGAGTGCCAACAATGCCCTTGCCCGCATTTATGGTTACGATTCCCCCGAGGATCTGCAAGCAAACCTGACGGATATTGCCGCCAGCCTGTATGTTGACCCCAACCGCCGCCATGAGTTTACCCGCCTATTGGTGGAGCAGGGCAGTATTACGGAATTTGAATCCCAGGTCTACCGTAAAGATGGCCAGATTATTTGGATTTCCGAAAATGCGCGGGCGGTTTACGGTGCCCACGGGGAACTCCTCTACTTTGAAGGCACCGTGATTGATATTACGGAGCGGAAGCTGTCGGAAAATACGATCCATTACCAGGCCTTCCATGATCTGTTGACGGGCTTACCCAATCGGGCCCTCTTTGACGATCGCCTCCCCATTGCCCTGGCCGATGCCCGCCGACGCGGGGATTTAGTGGCTGTCATGTTCTTGGATTTAGATCGGTTCAAGACCATTAACGATACCCTGGGCCATGCCGTGGGCGATCGCCTGTTGCAGGATGTGGCGGAGCGGATTTCCCATTGCCTCAGGGAAGTGGATACGGTGGCCCGTTGGGGCGGGGATGAATTTACCCTATTGCTGCCCCACTTGCGCTATCCCGATGATGCCGTCATTGTCACCGAACGCATTCTCCATGCCCTCAAGCCCGGCTTTTATCTAGAAGGCCACCATCTCCATGTCACCACCAGTATGGGCATTGCCCTCTATCCCGGCGATGGAACCGATCCCGATACCCTACTCCGCAACGCCGATGCCGCCCTCTATCGCGCTAAGGAATCCGGTCGCAATAATTATCAGTTCTATACCGCTAATCTCAATTCCAGCAGTTCCGAACTGTTGCGCCTGGAAAATCAACTCCATCAGGCCTGCGATCGCGATGAATTGCGACTTTACTACCAGCCCCAAATCGCCACCACCAGCGGCGATGTCACTCACCTAGAGGCCCTGGCCCGCTGGCAACACCCCGAACACGGCCTCCTCAGTCCAAAGCATTTCATTGCCATTGCCGAAGAAAACGGTTTAATTGTCAGTATTGGTGAATGGGTACTGCATCGGGCCTGTCAAGATTGTAGCCATTGGCAAAACGAAGGTTTGGGCGGGATTGGTGTATCCGTAAATCTATCGTCCCGTCAATTTTTGCATCCCAACCTAGTAAACGATATTCGCCATTGCCTGGAAACCCATCGCCTTTCCCCCCACCTGCTGACCCTGGAAATTACGGAAACCATTGCCATGCAGAATCTAGAGATGACGAAAGGGATTTTGATGCGGTTGCGGGATATTGGTGTAGGCATTGCCCTGGATGATTTTGGCATGGGATATTCTTCCCTGAGCTACCTCAAGCAGTTCCCCCTCACCAGCCTGAAAATAGATCGCTCCTTTGTTCAAGATTTAACCGAGAATGATCAGGACGTGGCCATTGCCCGCGCCATTCTTGCCCTGGGTAAAGGCTTAAATCTCAATGTTGTGGCAGAAGGGGTGGAAACCGTTGAGCAATTGGACATTCTAAGGGAACTGGGCTGTGATCTTATCCAAGGCTTCTTCTATTCCCGGCCCATTCCCTACGATCGCCTATTCCTTTGGTTGCAAACCTATAATAATAAATTGAGTAATCAAATAAAATAA
- a CDS encoding ABC transporter permease, with the protein MSSPLLSFDSKKITAPDAEMPGLISGEFFQETLALTRRLFIQLQRRPSTLIAGIIQPLMWLILFGALFQNVPQGLFGESENYGQFLCAGVIVFTAFSGALNAGLPVMFDREFGFLNRLLVAPLASRLSIVLASALFITSLSLIQVAAIASLGYFLGAGLPAPLGLLLVMAIVLCLVLGVTALSLGLTFALPGHIELLAVIFVINLPLLFASTALVPLTFMPGWLQWVASLNPLSFAIEPIRYLYLHPDWTFASVVMAAPWGEVSLVQALALLLGFDLVVLVSIQPLLRRSLS; encoded by the coding sequence ATGAGTTCTCCCCTTCTCTCCTTCGACTCAAAAAAAATAACCGCCCCAGATGCAGAAATGCCGGGTCTAATTTCAGGGGAATTTTTTCAAGAAACCTTAGCCCTGACTCGCAGGCTGTTTATTCAGTTACAGCGTCGTCCTTCTACCCTCATTGCCGGGATTATTCAACCCCTGATGTGGTTGATCCTCTTTGGGGCCCTGTTTCAGAATGTTCCCCAGGGTCTTTTTGGCGAAAGTGAAAACTATGGCCAGTTCCTCTGTGCTGGGGTGATTGTCTTTACCGCCTTTAGTGGTGCCCTGAATGCCGGCTTACCGGTGATGTTTGACCGGGAGTTTGGTTTTTTGAATCGGCTGCTGGTTGCCCCCTTGGCCTCACGGTTATCCATTGTCTTGGCCTCGGCCCTATTTATTACCAGCTTAAGTTTAATTCAGGTGGCGGCGATCGCTAGTCTCGGCTATTTTTTAGGGGCGGGTCTACCGGCTCCCCTGGGACTATTACTGGTCATGGCGATCGTCCTCTGTTTAGTGCTAGGGGTGACTGCCCTGAGCTTGGGATTAACCTTTGCCTTGCCCGGTCATATTGAGCTATTGGCGGTTATTTTCGTCATTAATTTACCCCTCCTCTTTGCCAGTACGGCCCTCGTTCCCCTCACCTTTATGCCGGGATGGTTGCAATGGGTCGCCAGTTTGAATCCCCTCAGTTTTGCCATTGAACCCATTCGCTATCTCTACCTCCACCCCGATTGGACCTTTGCCAGTGTGGTGATGGCCGCCCCCTGGGGAGAGGTGAGCCTCGTCCAAGCCCTAGCCCTTTTATTGGGGTTTGATCTGGTGGTATTGGTGAGTATTCAGCCCCTCCTTCGCCGCAGTCTTTCCTGA
- the cutA gene encoding divalent-cation tolerance protein CutA — protein sequence MESQQTHPADSIADRFIVVMVTTASEVEAQGIATALVNEGLAACVNFREVQSIYRWKGDTCHSREWHLFIKTKSAKFDALGARIQALHPYDVPEIIAVPIVRGAQTYLDWLDQET from the coding sequence ATGGAATCTCAACAGACCCATCCAGCGGATTCCATTGCGGATCGCTTTATTGTTGTCATGGTGACAACGGCCTCGGAGGTGGAAGCCCAGGGCATTGCAACGGCCCTCGTGAATGAGGGGTTAGCGGCCTGTGTCAACTTTCGTGAGGTGCAGTCCATTTATCGCTGGAAAGGGGATACCTGTCATAGTAGGGAGTGGCATCTATTCATTAAAACAAAATCCGCAAAATTTGATGCCCTAGGGGCGCGGATCCAGGCCCTCCACCCCTACGATGTACCGGAAATTATTGCGGTGCCGATTGTGCGGGGGGCCCAAACCTACTTAGATTGGTTAGATCAAGAAACATGA
- the recF gene encoding DNA replication/repair protein RecF (All proteins in this family for which functions are known are DNA-binding proteins that assist the filamentation of RecA onto DNA for the initiation of recombination or recombinational repair.): protein MYLNHLLLQNFRNYAYQDVSFIAPKTILVGDNAQGKSNLLEAVEWLASLRSHRTSRDRDLIQQNTDYSHISAGIQRDSGPLDLSVTLRQTGRRSLMVNSERVRRNVDFLGHLNAVEFSCLDMELVRGSPGERRDWLDRVLIQLEPIYAHLLQQYQKVLRQRNAFLKQSVPHPPEASQLALWNQQLAIAGTRLMRRRHRLIQRLTPIAQHWHHCLSQGCEILGIHYQSHVPIQLDTTEAILESFYEQFQRRAIAEQHQGTSLVGPHRDDVSLEINQTPARQYGSQGQQRTLVLALKLAELHLIEEVIGEAPLLLLDDVLAELDLHRQNQLLATIEHRFQTIITTTHLGNFTAPWLDAAQLLTVRSGKIVEYTDTRTG from the coding sequence GTGTACTTAAATCATTTATTGCTGCAAAACTTTCGTAATTATGCCTACCAAGACGTATCGTTTATTGCCCCGAAAACGATCCTAGTGGGGGATAATGCCCAAGGGAAATCCAATCTCCTTGAAGCCGTTGAGTGGTTAGCCAGTTTACGATCCCATCGCACTAGCCGCGATCGGGATTTAATTCAGCAGAACACCGACTACAGCCACATTTCAGCGGGAATTCAACGGGATAGTGGCCCCCTCGATCTATCCGTCACTCTACGGCAAACTGGACGGCGATCGCTGATGGTGAATAGTGAGCGAGTGCGGCGTAATGTAGATTTTTTAGGTCACTTAAATGCGGTGGAGTTTTCCTGCCTAGATATGGAACTGGTGCGGGGCAGTCCAGGGGAGCGGCGAGATTGGTTAGATCGGGTGTTAATTCAGCTTGAACCCATTTATGCCCACCTCCTCCAGCAGTATCAGAAGGTCTTACGTCAGCGCAATGCCTTTCTGAAGCAATCCGTACCCCATCCCCCGGAGGCATCCCAGTTAGCCCTTTGGAATCAACAATTGGCGATCGCTGGTACTCGATTAATGCGACGACGGCATCGACTAATTCAGCGGTTAACGCCCATTGCCCAACATTGGCACCATTGCTTAAGCCAGGGCTGTGAAATTCTCGGGATTCATTACCAATCCCATGTCCCCATCCAGCTAGACACAACCGAGGCGATTTTAGAAAGTTTTTATGAGCAGTTTCAACGCCGGGCGATCGCGGAACAACACCAAGGAACCAGTTTAGTCGGCCCCCACCGCGATGATGTTAGCTTAGAGATTAATCAAACACCGGCCCGGCAGTATGGCTCCCAGGGACAACAGCGCACCCTGGTTTTGGCCCTTAAGTTAGCGGAATTGCATTTAATCGAGGAGGTGATCGGCGAAGCTCCCCTGCTATTATTGGATGATGTCTTAGCGGAACTGGATTTACATCGACAAAACCAGCTTTTAGCCACCATTGAACATCGATTTCAAACGATCATTACCACCACCCATCTGGGAAACTTTACTGCCCCCTGGTTGGATGCGGCCCAACTTTTAACGGTGCGATCGGGCAAAATTGTGGAATATACAGATACTAGGACAGGCTAA
- the rpsN gene encoding 30S ribosomal protein S14: MAKKSMIEREKKRQRLVDKYAEKRQAIKEQLAMAETPEENLELHRQLQRLPLNSSPTRLRNRCWLTGRPRGYFRDFGLCRNALRDMAHQGLLPGVVKSSW; encoded by the coding sequence ATGGCCAAAAAAAGTATGATTGAGCGGGAAAAGAAGCGGCAGCGTTTAGTGGACAAGTACGCGGAAAAGCGTCAGGCCATTAAAGAACAATTGGCCATGGCGGAAACCCCCGAGGAAAATTTAGAACTCCATCGGCAATTGCAACGCCTACCCCTCAATAGCTCCCCCACTCGTCTACGGAACCGTTGCTGGTTAACTGGCCGTCCCCGGGGCTACTTCCGTGATTTTGGTCTCTGCCGCAATGCGCTGCGGGATATGGCTCATCAAGGTTTACTACCTGGAGTGGTCAAGTCCAGTTGGTAA